The genome window TCTCTGGAGTACAGCTATCTGGGCATCAACGTGAACAAGAAACCGTTTGACAATCCAAAAGTGCGTGAAGCGATCAGCTATGCGGTAGACCGCAACCAGATCGTGCAAACGGTCTGGAAAGGCGAAGCTGCCCTGACCGGTCCAATCGCGCCAGCCCTCACCAACTGGGCTCTGGATACCGCTTCCTATCCGACTTACAAGACAGATGTAGAAAAAGCGAAACAGCTGCTCGCGGAAGCAGGCTTCCCGAACGGCTTTGAAACACAAATCGAAACAGCGGCTACTTACCCGGACATGGTGGAAACCGCACAAGTGATCCAGCAACAGCTGAAAGCAATCGGTATCAACGCGAAGATCAACCAGCTGGAATGGGGTAACTACATCGAAGTCTGGAAGTCCAAAGACATGAACCTGATGGTAGGACGCAATACATCCGGTGTGGATGCTGACCGTTCGATGCGCTTCTTCTTCTCGACGACCGGTTCTGCCAACGTGTGGAACTACTCCAACCCTGCTTATGACGAACTGGTGGCAAAAGCATTGGCTACTGTCGATCAGGCTGAACGCAAAAAACTGTACGAGCAAGCTCAAACCATGCTTGTAGCAGATGCACCGAACCTGTTCCTGGCTTCTCCAAAGAACTACTACGCTGTGCGTGACAACATCGATTTCACACCAACCGCAGCGGGTGAAGTGTACTCTCTGATCAAGACTGCGATCAAGTAATAGTTGGATGTGTAAAGGCTCCGCCTGGCCTCTGGCGGAGCCAAGTTTCTAATAAGGCTTCGCCAATGGCTTGGCGGAGCCAAGTTTTCTAATTTGGAGGGAACCTCGTGGGATCTTATCTAATCAAACGCGTCGCCAGCCTGATTCCCATCCTGTTTGGCATCTCCGTTTTGGTCTTTACCATCCTGCATCTGGTGCCGGGTGATCCTGCATCCATCATGCTGGGAACCAATGCGACCCCAGAAGCCATCGCCGCTCTGCACAAGAGCATGGGGCTGGATCAGCCGCTCTACACGCAGTATCTGCACTGGATCGGCGGAATGCTTCAGGGGAACTTTGGGGTGTCGGTACACACTGGCGAAGAAATCTTGCCGCAAATCCTCAAACGCTTTTCCATCACGCTGCAGCTGACGTTGTTTGGTGTCCTGATCGGCTGGGCATTGGCGATTCCATTTGGGATTCTGTCCGCCGTCCGCGCGCACTCCAAGACAGATATCATCGTCCGTGTAGCGACACTGCTCGGAATATCCGTACCGAACTTTGCCATTGGTACGCTTCTATTGCTGGGCTTTTCCCTCTATTTCAACTGGTTTCCCCCGATTGATGTCGTCAGCTTCTGGGAGGATCCGGTGGAGGCATTCAAGGTATTCATTTTGCCAGCCGTGACCATGGGGATCGTCGTAGCAGCAGGTGTCATGCGGATGACTCGATCAGCCTTTCTGGAAACCATGGACAAGGATTTCATCCGTACAGCGCGTGCAAAAGGGAACAGTCAATGGACCGTCGTCATGGGTCACGCGTTCCGCAACTCCTCGATCCCGATCGTGACCATCGCCGGGATGCAGATCGGATACCTGTTGGGCGGATCAGTCATCGTGGAGCAGCTGTTTTCGATACCGGGTTTAGGTCAGTACATTTTGGAAGGCATCTATCAGCGGGATTATCCGGTCGTGCAGGGAGGCGTTCTGTTCGTCGCTCTGGTGTTTGTCCTGGTCAATCTGCTCATCGACCTGATCTATACCTGGATTGATCCGCGTATCAAGTATTGACAAGGGGAATGCGACATGAGCACTTTTCGAAAGCGATTTTTGTCAAATAAAACGGCCGTTTTCTGTTCCGTGCTGCTCGCGCTGCTCTGTGTAACGGCAGCGCTGGCGCCGGTATTGGCACCGCATGACCCGACGCAAATGTTTCAGGAGCATCGGATGGAAGGAAGCTCGGGTGAATTCATGCTCGGCACCGATCAGTTTGGCCGCGATCTTCTGAGCCGCATCATTTACGGCGCCCGCGTTTCGCTGGTGGTGGGCGTATCCGCCGTACTGGTCAGCGTGGCATTCGGTACGTTGTTTGGTTTGATTGCCGGTTATTTCGGGCGTTGGGTCGATGGTTTTATCATGCGCTGCATGGATGTGCTGTTTGCCTTTCCGGAAATTTTACTGGCACTGGCGATCGTCGCCGCTCTGGGACCGGGGACGTTCAACACCATCATGGCCATCGGGATTGTGAATATTCCCATTTTTACCCGTACCGTCAGGGGAGCCGTTCTCTCCATCAAGAACCTCGAGTACGTGGAAAGCGCCCGCGCAATCGGGGCTAGCACCAAGCGAATTCTTTTCCTGGAAATTTTTCCGAATGTGACGGCCCCGCTGCTGGTGCAATCGTCCTTGGCGATTTCAGGAGCGATCTTGACTGAATCGGCACTCAGCTTTTTGGGCCTGGGCATTCAACCGCCAGATCCTTCGTGGGGCGGGATGATCTCAGAGGCGCGACGTTACATGGAGCTGGCACCGGGCATGATCATCTGGCCGTGTCTGGCCATGACGGTGACCATTCTGGCATGCAACATGTTCGGTGATGCTGTCCGCGACATTCTCGATCCGCGCCATCGCGGGAAGTAGGCAGGAGGAGATGACATGAACGGAATCGAGCTCATGCGTCGCATGGAACAAAGCCTGCAGGAAGGAATCCGAAAAGGGATCTTTCCAGGGGCTGTCGCCAGCGTGATGACAAAAGGAGCGCCGACACGGACGGCATTCAAAGGCTGGACAGGAACAGCGGATGGAGCAGCGGTAGATGAAAAGACTCTCTACGATCTCGCCTCTTTGACCAAAGTCATGGTGACGCTGCCCCTCGTTCTGCTCAGCATTCAATCCGGGAAGCTGTCGCTCACGGATTCGCTCGTCACTTTTTTGCCGGAGCTGGAAGAAGGTGAGGACAGGGAGCGGAAAGCGCAAATCAAGATTGCTCATCTGTTGACGCATACGTCCGGACTTCCTGCATGGCGCCCGTTTTTCCTGATCGGTCAGGGCAAAGAGGAGTACATTCGGCTGATCGCACAGGAGTCGCTGGTGGGCAATCCTGGAAATCAGGTGGTTTACAGCGATTTAGGCTTCATGGTTCTCGGATTCCTGCTCGAACGCATATGGGATGAAGAGCTGGACGCACTCGCGAAGAGACTCCTTTTCCAACCGAGCGGGATGGACAGCACCTGTTACCTGCCATTGGAACGGACAGCGCTGCCGATCAGCGGCATTGCGCAGACGGAGAATGGCAATGCGTTCGAACAAAACATGGCTGAAAACTACTTGGCAGGAGGGGAGCCAGCCGATCATCCGAGACTGGCGGAATGGCGAGAAAGTCTGGCTGGATACCAGTGGCGTCAAGGCGTGATTCGCGGAACGGTCCACGATTGCAACGCGCACTACGGACTCGGGGGCGTAAGCGGTCATGCAGGGCTCTTTTCCACGATTCGCGATGTGGAGCGCTACATGCAGATCTGGACCTCGGAAGATGCGCCCGTGCGTATCGATCCCGTACTAAAGGCACTGTCTACCCGTTCGCTTACGGATCCCTCCATTCATCGCAGAGGCCTCGGCTGGATCGCTTCTTCTACGGGGGGATCGCTGGAGCAGCTTGCTGCAGGCTGTACAGGGGGAGATCTGGTTTCGGAACGCGCCTATGGACATACCGGCTTCACAGGAACATCGATCTGGTCGGATCCGGTCAAAGACGTGACGGTGATCACGCTGACCAATCGGGTGCACCCGGTTGCAAGCCCGCTCATCGGACCTTGGCGAACCGCGCACCACAATACAATTTTTAACGGCATTCAGCCTGTCCGTTCATCGTGAGAAAGGGGGAATACCCATGTCAGCCATGCTAACGATTGATCAGTTGCGAACATCCTTCCTCCAATCCGGCAAGAAGCTGACCGTCATCGAAGGGGTCAGCCTGACGGTAGAACCTGGCGAAACCGTAGGGGTGGTCGGTGAGTCCGGTTGTGGGAAAAGCGTGACCAGCATGTCCATCATGCAGCTGTTGGGACGAAATGTGGAAATGAGCGGCAGCATTCGCTTCCAGGACAAGGAGCTGCTGTCCTTATCAGATAAAGAAATGCAAAAGATCCGCGGAAACCAGATTGCGATGATCTTCCAGGAACCGATGACCTCGCTCAATCCGCTGCATACGATCGGCAAACAGATCAGCGAGCCGCTGCGCCGACATCTGGGCATGTCCAAGCAAGCGGCCAAGGAGCGGACGATTCAGCTGCTGCGGCAGGTAGGGATTCCACGTGCAGATGAAATTATCCATGACTTTCCGCACCAGCTCTCAGGCGGGATGCGTCAGCGCGTCATGATCGCTATGGCGATGGCTTGTGAGCCAAAGCTGCTGATCGCAGACGAGCCGACGACTGCGCTCGATGTGACGATCCAGGCGCAGATTCTCGAGCTGATGAAAAAGGTGCGTGACGAAAAAGGGACATCCATCATGCTGATCACTCACGATCTGGGGGTGGTAGCCGAGATGTGCCATCGCGTCATCGTCATGTACGCGGGCCAAATCGTAGAGGAAGCCGATGTCAAGAAGCTGTTTGACGACCCGAAGCATCCGTATACGAGAGGGCTCATGAAGTCCATGCCGAGTGTCAGCGTGAATCAGGAGCGGCTGGATGCGATTCCAGGTGCGGTGCCGCTGCTCAGCGAAATGCCAACGGGCTGCCGGTTTGCGCCGCGCTGCTCCCAGGTGATGGATATTTGCCACCAGAAAAATCCGGAGCTCCTGTCTGTCTCCGATACGCAAAAATGCCGCTGCTGGCTGTATCGCGAGGGGGATGAACAATGACAAAACCACTGCTTCAAATCAAATCGTTAACCAAGCATTTCAAGAGCAAGCAAGGCTTTTTCAGCCAGGAAAAGGTCGTGCGCGCCGTAGATGGCGTCAATCTTACGGTCTATCCCGGGGAGACGGTCAGCATCGTAGGCGAATCGGGGTGCGGCAAATCCACGACTGGTCGCTGCATTTTGCGGTTGATCGAGCCTACAGACGGGGAGATCCTGTTCGAGGGAAACGACATCCGCAAGCTGAACGAAGCAGAGCTGAGACGTGCACGCCGCGACATGCAGCTCGTGTTTCAGGACCCGTTTGCATCCCTGAATCCGCGCAAGACCATCGGACAAATTTTAGAAGATCCGCTGATCATCCATGAAATCGGCAACCCGCAGGAGCGTCGCCGACAGGTGGAGGAAATGATTGAGATTGTCGGTCTGTCCAAGCAGCATCTGGACCGCTTCCCCCACGAGTTTTCCGGGGGACAACGCCAGCGCATCGGAATCGCTCGGGCGCTCATTCTTCGCCCAAAGCTGATCATTGCCGACGAACCGGTATCTGCGCTGGACGTATCCATTCAGGCGCAAATTCTCAATTTGATGCAGGATTTGCAAAAGGAATTCAACTTGACCTATCTGTTTATTTCGCATGATTTGAGTGTCGTCCGCCACATTTCCGATCGGGTCGCGGTCATGTATCTGGGCAAAGTGGTAGAGGTAGCAGACAAGAAATCCCTTTATGAACGTCCGACTCATCCGTATACGCAGGCTCTCTTATCAGCCGTACCTGTTCCGAATCCGCACCTGACGACACAGCGCATCATTTTGGAAGGAGACTTGCCGAGCCCGGCCAATCCGCCATCGGGATGTACGTTCCATCCGCGCTGCCGCCACTGCATGGACATATGCAAGACGACGGCTCCACCTGCACGCGAGCTCACAGCCGGACACTGGATTTCCTGCCATTTGGATGATGCTGGCAGAGATAGGCCGCAAGAATAAATACAAGAAGGAGGTTCGGAGAGAATGAAGCTGGAGAACTTGCAAGAATTGACTACGGAAGGTAAAAACGAAAGCACTCGGAACCTGGATCAGCTGAGCGCGCGGGGAATTGTGCAGCTGATGAACGATGAAGACAAAAAAGTGCCGTATGCAGTTGAACGCGTCCTGGATCAGGTGTCTGATGCAGTCGAGCTGATCGTGGCATCGCTGGAGCAGGGGGGGAGACTCTTTTACTTTGGCGCGGGAACAAGCGGTCGTCTGGGAATTCTCGATGCGTCTGAATGCCCGCCTACCTTTGGGACTGATCCTGAGCTGGTTCAGGGTATCATCGCAGGCGGACCATCCGCGATGATTCGTGCGGTCGAAGGGGCGGAAGATTCCGCTGAGCTCGGCCAAGAGGATATTCGCAAATATGGTGTGACCAAACAAGATGTGGTCGTCGGGATCGCAGCAAGTGGTCGAACGCCGTATGTGCTCGGAGTGCTGAAGGAAGCGCAGGCGATCGGGGCGCGCACCATCGCGGTGTCCTGCAATCAGCCTTCGTTTATCAACAAAGGAGTAGATGTGGCGATCAATGTCGTCGTGGGACCAGAGGTTTTGACAGGCTCAACACGTCTGAAAGCAGGCTCTGCTCAAAAGCTGGTGCTCAATATGCTGACCACAGCGACGATGATCAAGCTGGGCAAGGTGTACGGCAACCTGATGGTGAATGTCCAGGCGACAAATCTGAAGCTCAAGGAACGCGTCAAGCGGATCGTCATGGAAGTGACCGGAGTCGGCTATGCAGAAGCAGAACGTCTCGCAGATCTGGCAAAAGGGGATGCGAAGACCGCGATTCTGATGAAGCTGACAAACACCAGCAGGGAAGAGGCAGTACAATTGTTGAATCTTACCAATGGAAGAATTCGGGAGGCAATCCAGAAATACAGTTAACCATTGAGGAGGGTTTCCATGTTGCCAGAACACATTCGCTCCGAGCTGTGCGCGATAGTGGGCGAGAAGCATTGTCTGGATCGGCAGGAAGCGTTGGTGGCCTACTCGTATGATGCGACCCCGATGCAGCAGTCGCTGCCGGACGTCGTGGTCATGCCGCAGAGTACAGAAGAGGTGCAGCAGGTCATGCGGGTAGCGGCCAAGCATCAGATTCCGATCGTCACCCGCGGGGCAGGCTCCAATCTTTGCGCGGGCACGATTCCGGTCGGGGGCGGCATCGTTCTCGTCTTGAACCGGATGAATCAGATCGTGGAAATCGACGAGCAAAACCTGACGATCACGGTACAGCCCGGCGTGCGCACCGCGGACATTCATCAGGCAGTCGAAGCGCGCGGTCTCTTTTATCCTCCAGACCCGGGCAGTATGGTCATCTCGACCATCGGCGGGAATATCGCACTCAATTCGGGAGGTCTGCGCGGGCTGAAATACGGTACGACAAAAGATTACGTTCTCGGGCTCGAGGCAGTTCTGCCGAATGGAGAGGTCATACGCACCGGCGGCAAGCTGATGAAGGACGTGGCTGGCTATGACTTGACCAAGCTGCTGGTAGGCAGTGAAGGCACTCTGGCGATCATCACGCAGGCGATCCTCAAGCTCATTCCGAAGCCCCAGACCCAGCGTGTCATGCTGGCGATGTATGCCGATATGGCCCAGGCGGCTCGATCTGTGTCCGACATTATCGCAGGCAGGATCATCCCGGGAACGCTGGAGTTTTTGGATCAGGGCACGATTCGCGTCGTGGAAGACTTCAAGCAGATCGGATTGCCTACGGATGTGGCAGCCATTTTGCTCATCGGTCAGGATGGAGATGCGGAATCAGTGGATCGGGACATGGAGAAGATCGCGGCCATCTGCAAGAAAAACGAAGCCGTCCAGATCAAGGTCGCAACGACACCGGAGGAAGCAGATGAGGTCATGACGGCGAGACGCAGCGCTTTGGCAGCTCTTTCCCGGATGCGCCCAACCACGATACTGGAAGACGCGACCGTTCCGCGGGCGCAGATCGCCCCGATGGTGGCAGCGATTCAGAGCATCACGGAGCGGTATGGACTGCATATTTGTACCTTTGGTCATGCAGGTGACGGCAATCTGCATCCCACCTGTATGACCGATGCGCGCAATCACGAAGAAATCGAGCGGGTCGAGGAAGCTTTTGCGGAAATATTCGACGCCGCCATCAATCTCGGCGGGACCATTACAGGCGAGCATGGCGTCGGGATCGTGAAGGCGCCTTATCTGGAATGGAAGGTGGGAGCTGCAGGGATCGAAGTGATGAAGGGCATCAAGCGTGCGTTTGACCCTCACAACCTGCTCAACCCCGGCAAGATGTTCGCGAAAGAAACCCGGAACAGAGTGGTGATCGATCGTGCTTAAAGAAGCTCTGATAGAGAAGCTGGATTACGAAGAATTGTCCAATTGCATGCGCTGCGGCTTTTGCCAGCCGGCCTGTCCGACGTTCCGGGAGACGGGCTATGAGGCGGCGTCTCCGCGGGGGCGTATTGCTTTGATGAAAGCGGTAGCGGATGGGGTGATGCAGCCCGACCAGGATTTCGTCGATCAAATGAACCTGTGCCTCGGCTGCCGCGCCTGCGAACCGGTCTGTCCGGCGGGTGTCCCCTATGGTCAGCTGATCGAGCAAACAAGAGAGGCCATCGAGGAAGTCCAAGAGCATCCGACGTGGGTGAAAGCAGTGCGCAAGGTCGCCTTCACTCATCTTTTTCCACGCCAGGACCGCATGTATCGATTAGGCAGCATGCTGCGCTTCTACCAGCGTTCCGGAATCCAAAAAGCCGTTCGCAAGCTAGGGGTGCTCCGGATCTTGCCGAAGCAAATGGGCGAGATGGAGGCGATCATGCCGGAAGCGTCAGGGAGAGGGATCAGAGAGTTCCTCGGCGCTACGGTCATCCCGGCAGTCGGCGAGCGGAAAAGACGGGTCGGCATGTTTCATGGCTGCATCATGGATGTGCTGTTTAGCGAGACTAATCTCAATACGGTGCGGCTATTGACGGAGGCGGGCTGCGAGGTCGTGATCGCGCAAGGTCAGGTGTGCTGCGGCGCGCTGCATGCCCACAGCGGAGAGCGGGAAGAAGCGAGAAATCTGGCCCGTAAAAACATCGAAGCATTCACCAAGGCGGGTGTGGACGTGATTGTCTCCAACGCAGGTGGATGCGGGGCGATGCTCCAGGAGTACAATCATTTGCTGGAGAATGATCCGCAGTGGCATGAGTCGGCCAAATGGTTTTCTTCGCGCGTCAAGGATATCAGCGAGCTGTTGGTGGAGCTGGTAGAGCCGGACGCTTGGGCAGGTTTGCCTGAGTCGAAGCGGGTCACGTATCAATCCTCCTGTCACCTGCGCAACGGCATGAAGGTTACGAAAGAGCCGGTGAATCTTTTGCAATCCATCCCGAATGCCACTTATGTGCCGCTGCGGGAAGGCGACCGCTGCTGTGGCTCGGCAGGCATCTACAACCTCGTGCAGCCAGAGATGGCAGGCAACCTGCTGGATGAGAAAATGGGCCATGTCGCTGCTACCCAAGCGGACATTTTGGTCACCTCGAATCCAGGGTGCCTTCTGCAGATGAAAGCCGGCATCAAACGTGCGGGCCTGGAAGGTCAGATGGAAGCGGTGCACATCGTCGATTTATTGGCTGGTGCCCGGAGAAAAAATGGAACCTCCTCGGACCTGCAAGCATAAACTGAAAGGGAAAAGTCCTTGCATTGCTCGATCGCTCGGGTATGCAAGGGCTTTTCTTTTGTTCATTACTTTACGTGCTCCAATACGCTTTTGAGATTGGCTGCAGAATCTTGCGGAATGCTCAGGTTGTAATGATTTCGGACTGACAGATAGACCGCATTCAGATTTTGGCTGCTCTTGCTTTTGCGATACGCTGCAATTTGCTTGGCAAACTTCGGGTGGTGGATGACGTCCCGACTCCAGTCCCACACGCGAGGCTTCAGGGCATCCTTTCGTGCTTGATCCAGCATCTGAGGAAAGCGCGTGAGGAAGTAATGGCCGATTTTTTTGCTGGCGTTGTTGTAGGGTGCTGTATACATAGCATCGTGGTAGCCTGAGCTGTAATCGTTGCTTTTGTACGGAATTCCATTGACGAGAATGAGGTCACGGGGCTGCATCGGAACCATCCCTGGTAAAAGCTTGACTTGAAAGTACGCCCAGCCAGCCGGTGTCTTTTTGCCGGGGAGGACGAGCTTGATGAATTGAAAAACGCGATCGTACGCATATTCTTGGCGAGATTCCACAGGGCCTGCATCCATACTGAGCGGTGAGTCGGGATAGATGTAGCCCTGAGGATCCACCGCGAAACCGGGAAGGCCAACTTCAACAGCCCAGCGAACCGCCACATCATCCGAATCCTTCAGATCAATTCCTCCATGATACGGCCGAACCCCTCCAAACATGCGGTACAGAACATTCGCCACAAATTCTTTTGTTGCAACTCCATCATCGATCTCGCTTGGCAGGACGTACCCTGCATCGATGAGAGGCTGCAGGCGTGCATTCATCTGGAGCCGTGCCCTGGTTTCCCGCAGCTTGTTTCCTTCATCGGAATAGGTTTCTGTTTGCTCAATGCTTTGGTCCAAAGCATCGAGTTGAATGTCAGCAGGATAATGGGGAGGGAGGATTGCGATCATTTCGTAGAGATTCCACAGAACGCCCTTTTTTGATGAGACGAACATGCGATGGTTATCGAAGGACAGCTTCCAGTACAAGCCACCCGTGTCCATGTCCCTGATATAGTCATCGGGTGAGTAAGGACGCACCATCGCAGGCACCTGCGGGTTGGCAATGGAGACCATCTGCACATTCAGAAACAAATATTTTTCCGGATTCGGCGGAAGCTTGTAGGTGATGCGATAGCTGGGGGCTGCCGCTTCAGCAGCAGTCAGGGCCGGGGGTGGAATAAGGACGGCCGACGCGCAAAGCGAGCTTGCGAGCAGAGCAGTCAAAATCCGTTTGCCGATCATACTCCCATCATCCTTTTCGTCGTGATGTTCTTTAGACGCAGGAGGAAGTGGCAAGTTTCGCATTGGTTACCGTTTTTTTCCAAGTAGAGAAACGTTCCTGTCACCCGGCAGTGTGGTATAGTTAGGAGAAAATTTTGGAAGGGCGGAAGGAGGAGTCGATAGATGCTCAGCTTGGGCACGTTAACTGCATTTGCGCTGGTTTCACTCGGAATGGTCTGCTCGCCCGGACCAAACATGATCTACCTGATTTCACGAACGATCACACAGGGACGAATGGCAGGAGTCATCTCCTTGTGCGGAGTCATGCTGGGATTCGTCGTCTACATTCTCGCTACGATGTTCGGATTGACAGCCATCTTTACCACTGTCCCTGTCGCTTACGAGATGATCAAATGGGCAGGAGCGGCCTATCTGCTACATCTGGCATGGAAGGCGATCAAGCCGGGCGGGGAATCGGTCCTGCAAGCACGGACACTCGCGGTCGAACCACCG of Brevibacillus choshinensis contains these proteins:
- a CDS encoding ABC transporter permease; this encodes MGSYLIKRVASLIPILFGISVLVFTILHLVPGDPASIMLGTNATPEAIAALHKSMGLDQPLYTQYLHWIGGMLQGNFGVSVHTGEEILPQILKRFSITLQLTLFGVLIGWALAIPFGILSAVRAHSKTDIIVRVATLLGISVPNFAIGTLLLLGFSLYFNWFPPIDVVSFWEDPVEAFKVFILPAVTMGIVVAAGVMRMTRSAFLETMDKDFIRTARAKGNSQWTVVMGHAFRNSSIPIVTIAGMQIGYLLGGSVIVEQLFSIPGLGQYILEGIYQRDYPVVQGGVLFVALVFVLVNLLIDLIYTWIDPRIKY
- a CDS encoding ABC transporter permease, with the protein product MSTFRKRFLSNKTAVFCSVLLALLCVTAALAPVLAPHDPTQMFQEHRMEGSSGEFMLGTDQFGRDLLSRIIYGARVSLVVGVSAVLVSVAFGTLFGLIAGYFGRWVDGFIMRCMDVLFAFPEILLALAIVAALGPGTFNTIMAIGIVNIPIFTRTVRGAVLSIKNLEYVESARAIGASTKRILFLEIFPNVTAPLLVQSSLAISGAILTESALSFLGLGIQPPDPSWGGMISEARRYMELAPGMIIWPCLAMTVTILACNMFGDAVRDILDPRHRGK
- a CDS encoding serine hydrolase domain-containing protein, which gives rise to MNGIELMRRMEQSLQEGIRKGIFPGAVASVMTKGAPTRTAFKGWTGTADGAAVDEKTLYDLASLTKVMVTLPLVLLSIQSGKLSLTDSLVTFLPELEEGEDRERKAQIKIAHLLTHTSGLPAWRPFFLIGQGKEEYIRLIAQESLVGNPGNQVVYSDLGFMVLGFLLERIWDEELDALAKRLLFQPSGMDSTCYLPLERTALPISGIAQTENGNAFEQNMAENYLAGGEPADHPRLAEWRESLAGYQWRQGVIRGTVHDCNAHYGLGGVSGHAGLFSTIRDVERYMQIWTSEDAPVRIDPVLKALSTRSLTDPSIHRRGLGWIASSTGGSLEQLAAGCTGGDLVSERAYGHTGFTGTSIWSDPVKDVTVITLTNRVHPVASPLIGPWRTAHHNTIFNGIQPVRSS
- a CDS encoding ABC transporter ATP-binding protein; the protein is MSAMLTIDQLRTSFLQSGKKLTVIEGVSLTVEPGETVGVVGESGCGKSVTSMSIMQLLGRNVEMSGSIRFQDKELLSLSDKEMQKIRGNQIAMIFQEPMTSLNPLHTIGKQISEPLRRHLGMSKQAAKERTIQLLRQVGIPRADEIIHDFPHQLSGGMRQRVMIAMAMACEPKLLIADEPTTALDVTIQAQILELMKKVRDEKGTSIMLITHDLGVVAEMCHRVIVMYAGQIVEEADVKKLFDDPKHPYTRGLMKSMPSVSVNQERLDAIPGAVPLLSEMPTGCRFAPRCSQVMDICHQKNPELLSVSDTQKCRCWLYREGDEQ
- a CDS encoding ABC transporter ATP-binding protein → MTKPLLQIKSLTKHFKSKQGFFSQEKVVRAVDGVNLTVYPGETVSIVGESGCGKSTTGRCILRLIEPTDGEILFEGNDIRKLNEAELRRARRDMQLVFQDPFASLNPRKTIGQILEDPLIIHEIGNPQERRRQVEEMIEIVGLSKQHLDRFPHEFSGGQRQRIGIARALILRPKLIIADEPVSALDVSIQAQILNLMQDLQKEFNLTYLFISHDLSVVRHISDRVAVMYLGKVVEVADKKSLYERPTHPYTQALLSAVPVPNPHLTTQRIILEGDLPSPANPPSGCTFHPRCRHCMDICKTTAPPARELTAGHWISCHLDDAGRDRPQE
- the murQ gene encoding N-acetylmuramic acid 6-phosphate etherase, giving the protein MKLENLQELTTEGKNESTRNLDQLSARGIVQLMNDEDKKVPYAVERVLDQVSDAVELIVASLEQGGRLFYFGAGTSGRLGILDASECPPTFGTDPELVQGIIAGGPSAMIRAVEGAEDSAELGQEDIRKYGVTKQDVVVGIAASGRTPYVLGVLKEAQAIGARTIAVSCNQPSFINKGVDVAINVVVGPEVLTGSTRLKAGSAQKLVLNMLTTATMIKLGKVYGNLMVNVQATNLKLKERVKRIVMEVTGVGYAEAERLADLAKGDAKTAILMKLTNTSREEAVQLLNLTNGRIREAIQKYS
- a CDS encoding FAD-binding oxidoreductase, with translation MLPEHIRSELCAIVGEKHCLDRQEALVAYSYDATPMQQSLPDVVVMPQSTEEVQQVMRVAAKHQIPIVTRGAGSNLCAGTIPVGGGIVLVLNRMNQIVEIDEQNLTITVQPGVRTADIHQAVEARGLFYPPDPGSMVISTIGGNIALNSGGLRGLKYGTTKDYVLGLEAVLPNGEVIRTGGKLMKDVAGYDLTKLLVGSEGTLAIITQAILKLIPKPQTQRVMLAMYADMAQAARSVSDIIAGRIIPGTLEFLDQGTIRVVEDFKQIGLPTDVAAILLIGQDGDAESVDRDMEKIAAICKKNEAVQIKVATTPEEADEVMTARRSALAALSRMRPTTILEDATVPRAQIAPMVAAIQSITERYGLHICTFGHAGDGNLHPTCMTDARNHEEIERVEEAFAEIFDAAINLGGTITGEHGVGIVKAPYLEWKVGAAGIEVMKGIKRAFDPHNLLNPGKMFAKETRNRVVIDRA
- a CDS encoding (Fe-S)-binding protein, with amino-acid sequence MLKEALIEKLDYEELSNCMRCGFCQPACPTFRETGYEAASPRGRIALMKAVADGVMQPDQDFVDQMNLCLGCRACEPVCPAGVPYGQLIEQTREAIEEVQEHPTWVKAVRKVAFTHLFPRQDRMYRLGSMLRFYQRSGIQKAVRKLGVLRILPKQMGEMEAIMPEASGRGIREFLGATVIPAVGERKRRVGMFHGCIMDVLFSETNLNTVRLLTEAGCEVVIAQGQVCCGALHAHSGEREEARNLARKNIEAFTKAGVDVIVSNAGGCGAMLQEYNHLLENDPQWHESAKWFSSRVKDISELLVELVEPDAWAGLPESKRVTYQSSCHLRNGMKVTKEPVNLLQSIPNATYVPLREGDRCCGSAGIYNLVQPEMAGNLLDEKMGHVAATQADILVTSNPGCLLQMKAGIKRAGLEGQMEAVHIVDLLAGARRKNGTSSDLQA
- a CDS encoding LysE family translocator, coding for MLSLGTLTAFALVSLGMVCSPGPNMIYLISRTITQGRMAGVISLCGVMLGFVVYILATMFGLTAIFTTVPVAYEMIKWAGAAYLLHLAWKAIKPGGESVLQARTLAVEPPRKLFLMGFMTNLLNPKIAVLYVSLLPQFQDPAHGSLFVQSSILGLTQITISFLVNLLIVLTAHRVASLLGARPTWIKVQKWMMASVLTVLAARMALDRR